From the Leptolyngbya sp. O-77 genome, one window contains:
- the lepA gene encoding translation elongation factor 4 has protein sequence MTDVPVSNIRNFSIIAHIDHGKSTLADRLLQTTGTVSNREMKEQFLDNMDLERERGITIKLQAARMNYRGEDGQDYVLNLIDTPGHVDFSYEVSRSLAACEGALLVVDASQGVEAQTLANVYLALEHNLEIIPVLNKIDLPGAEPDRVKGEIEEIIGLDCSSAILASAKEGIGISEILESIVHLVPPPRDTVQEPLRALIFDSYYDSYRGVIVYFRVMDGTLKKGDRIRLMASRKEYQIDELGVLSPNQIQVDELHAGEVGYLSAAIKAVADARVGDTITLATAPAKEPLPGYTEAKPMVFCGLFPTDADEFEDLREALEKLRLNDAALQYEPETSSAMGFGFRCGFLGLLHMEIVQERLEREYDLDLITTAPSVIYKVRLLDGSEVYIDNPSHLPDPQKREAIEEPYVQVDMITPEEFVGPLMELSQSRRGVFKDMKYLTQGRTTLTYELPLAEVVTDFFDQMKSRSRGYASMEYHLIGYRENPLVKLDILINGDPVDPLATIVHRDKAYYVGKALVEKLKELIPRHQFKIPLQAAIGSRVVASEHIPALRKDVLAKCYGGDISRKKKLLQKQAKGKKRLKAIGTVDVPQEAFMAVLKLQ, from the coding sequence ATGACCGACGTTCCCGTCTCCAACATCCGCAACTTTTCCATCATTGCCCACATCGACCACGGCAAGTCCACGCTGGCCGACCGCTTGCTGCAAACGACGGGCACGGTTAGCAATCGAGAAATGAAGGAGCAATTTCTCGACAATATGGATCTGGAGCGAGAGCGCGGCATCACGATTAAGCTTCAAGCCGCCCGGATGAACTATCGCGGCGAAGATGGTCAGGACTACGTGCTAAACCTGATCGACACGCCGGGGCACGTAGACTTTTCCTATGAGGTGTCGCGCTCTCTGGCTGCCTGCGAAGGGGCGCTGCTGGTGGTGGATGCGTCGCAGGGCGTTGAAGCGCAAACTCTGGCAAATGTGTACTTGGCGCTGGAGCATAATCTGGAAATCATTCCGGTGCTAAATAAAATCGACCTGCCGGGGGCAGAGCCAGATCGGGTCAAGGGAGAAATCGAAGAAATTATCGGGCTGGATTGCAGCAGCGCGATTCTCGCCTCGGCAAAAGAAGGCATTGGCATCAGCGAGATTCTAGAATCTATAGTGCATCTGGTGCCACCACCCCGCGACACGGTGCAGGAGCCGCTGCGGGCGTTGATTTTCGACAGCTACTACGATTCCTATCGCGGGGTGATTGTGTACTTCCGAGTGATGGACGGGACGCTGAAGAAGGGCGATCGCATCCGACTGATGGCTTCCCGCAAAGAGTACCAAATCGACGAACTGGGTGTGCTGTCGCCCAACCAAATCCAGGTAGACGAACTGCACGCGGGCGAAGTGGGCTATCTGTCGGCTGCCATCAAAGCAGTAGCCGATGCGCGAGTGGGCGACACCATTACCCTGGCGACGGCTCCAGCCAAGGAACCGCTCCCTGGCTATACGGAAGCCAAGCCGATGGTGTTTTGCGGACTGTTCCCTACCGATGCCGATGAGTTTGAAGACCTGCGAGAAGCGCTCGAAAAACTGCGGCTGAACGACGCGGCACTGCAATACGAACCCGAAACCTCCAGCGCGATGGGCTTTGGATTCCGCTGTGGCTTTTTGGGGCTGCTGCACATGGAAATTGTGCAGGAACGACTGGAGCGCGAATACGACCTGGATCTGATTACCACGGCTCCATCGGTGATTTACAAGGTTCGCCTGCTAGATGGCAGCGAGGTCTATATCGACAACCCCAGCCACCTGCCCGATCCCCAAAAGCGCGAGGCGATTGAGGAACCCTACGTGCAGGTGGACATGATCACGCCGGAGGAATTCGTCGGCCCGCTGATGGAGCTGAGCCAGTCTCGCCGGGGCGTGTTCAAAGATATGAAATATCTGACCCAGGGGCGCACGACGCTGACCTATGAACTGCCGCTGGCGGAGGTGGTGACGGACTTTTTTGACCAAATGAAGTCGCGATCGCGCGGCTATGCCAGCATGGAATACCACCTCATCGGCTATCGCGAAAATCCCCTGGTGAAGCTGGATATCCTGATCAATGGCGACCCGGTTGACCCGCTAGCGACCATTGTTCACCGGGACAAGGCGTACTACGTGGGCAAGGCACTGGTGGAAAAGCTGAAGGAGTTGATTCCGCGCCACCAGTTCAAAATCCCGCTGCAAGCCGCCATCGGTAGCCGCGTGGTGGCCAGTGAACATATCCCGGCCTTGCGAAAAGACGTGCTGGCGAAGTGCTACGGCGGCGACATCAGCCGGAAGAAGAAACTGCTGCAAAAGCAAGCCAAGGGTAAGAAGCGCCTGAAGGCGATCGGCACGGTGGATGTGCCCCAGGAAGCCTTTATGGCAGTGCTGAAGCTGCAATAA